Proteins encoded in a region of the Petrotoga olearia DSM 13574 genome:
- a CDS encoding PLP-dependent aminotransferase family protein: protein MENIYSNRMKNVPRSFIREILKVIDDPEIISFAGGLPNADLFPIEEIKNAAVYQFDNSGKEILQYSTTEGYPPLREFIANRYNEKKGLNITQDDVLITHGSQQALDLLGKLFLNADDFIAIEEPGYLGAIQALSVYTKNFKPVKLCLEGLDLVELKDVLEEFSPKLLYTVPNFQNPSGITYTNKNREKIAEILKNHNIYLIEDDPYGELRFEGEDNVSFKKLIPEQTILLGSFSKIVAPGFRLGWVVAPKDVLENLVTAKQGADLHSNYVGQRIIYQFLKENDLDKHIINIKTRYGSQKNAMIKSIKKYFPKNVEYTDPQGGMFLWITLPNNISALELFDKAIEKKVAFVPGDPFYINKNNVNTLRLNYSCANEKNIEEGIKRLTSAIQELVI from the coding sequence ATGGAAAATATATACTCTAATCGTATGAAAAACGTTCCTCGTTCTTTTATAAGAGAAATACTTAAGGTAATAGATGATCCGGAAATAATTTCATTTGCCGGCGGTTTACCAAACGCTGATTTATTTCCAATAGAAGAGATAAAAAATGCGGCTGTTTACCAGTTTGATAATTCCGGCAAAGAGATACTTCAGTACAGTACCACAGAAGGATACCCACCTTTAAGAGAATTTATCGCCAATAGATACAATGAAAAGAAAGGTTTAAACATAACACAAGATGATGTTTTAATTACTCATGGTTCTCAACAAGCCCTTGACTTACTTGGAAAATTATTTTTGAATGCAGATGATTTTATTGCAATTGAAGAACCTGGCTATTTAGGAGCTATACAGGCATTATCGGTATACACCAAGAATTTTAAACCAGTTAAACTATGTCTAGAAGGACTCGATTTAGTGGAATTAAAAGATGTTTTGGAAGAGTTTTCACCAAAATTACTGTACACCGTCCCCAATTTTCAAAATCCTTCGGGAATCACTTATACAAATAAAAATAGAGAAAAGATAGCTGAAATATTGAAAAATCACAATATTTACCTTATCGAAGATGATCCATATGGAGAGTTAAGATTTGAAGGGGAAGATAATGTTTCATTCAAAAAATTGATACCTGAACAAACGATACTTTTAGGATCATTCTCAAAAATTGTTGCCCCAGGATTTAGACTAGGCTGGGTGGTGGCTCCTAAAGATGTGTTGGAGAATCTTGTAACCGCTAAGCAAGGTGCTGATCTTCATTCTAATTACGTAGGGCAAAGAATAATATACCAGTTCTTGAAAGAGAACGACCTAGACAAACATATAATAAACATAAAAACGAGGTATGGCAGCCAAAAAAATGCCATGATAAAAAGTATCAAAAAATATTTCCCCAAAAACGTAGAGTATACAGATCCACAAGGTGGAATGTTTCTATGGATAACTTTACCAAACAACATTTCCGCTCTTGAGTTGTTTGACAAAGCTATAGAAAAAAAGGTAGCCTTCGTTCCTGGAGACCCTTTTTACATCAATAAGAACAATGTAAACACCTTGAGGCTAAATTATTCCTGTGCTAATGAAAAGAACATCGAAGAGGGTATAAAAAGGTTAACCTCTGCAATACAAGAGTTAGTTATTTAA
- the cimA gene encoding citramalate synthase yields the protein MKEPKLFDTTLRDGTQGENVSLTVEDKLKIAKKLDEYGIDYIEGGWPGSNPKDEEFFKKVQNISFKNSEIVAFSSTKRYGIKAEDDPNILKLVSSGAKIVTIFAKSWDFHVSQALGISLDDNLKLIEDTITFLKREGLEVFFDAEHFFDGYNHNQQYAIKTLEVAQNSGASIAVLCDTNGGQTPSKIKEAIETVKEKIKIPLGIHAHNDSGFAVSNSLTAIEEGVEQIQGTVGGLGERCGNADLCIIIPNLKFKYGFKLPKINVEKTTSLYNYVTEVANLTPDNRKPYVGRSAFTHKGGVHVSAILKNPLTYEHISPEWVGNTRRILVSELSGKSNLKSKLEELGFDITQFSEEQFKKLTSKIKEYEHDGYQFEGADASLKLLVLREFFEYVPNFQVENFNILHYNFIEDTGTEAIVKLKINGETVHAVAEGDGPVNALDKALRKALEDFFPSLKNMKLIDYKVRVLDSTSGTAAKVRVLIETSDTDKTWTTVGVSTNIIQASWKALLDSVEYGLFVDNFLPVKEH from the coding sequence TTGAAAGAACCTAAATTATTTGATACCACTTTAAGAGACGGAACCCAGGGTGAGAATGTTTCTCTAACTGTGGAAGATAAATTAAAGATAGCTAAAAAATTAGATGAGTACGGAATAGACTACATCGAAGGTGGTTGGCCAGGGTCTAACCCTAAAGATGAAGAATTCTTTAAAAAAGTTCAAAATATATCATTTAAAAATAGTGAAATAGTTGCATTTAGCTCTACAAAAAGATACGGAATAAAAGCCGAAGATGATCCAAACATTTTAAAATTGGTTTCTTCTGGGGCAAAAATAGTTACTATATTTGCAAAAAGTTGGGATTTCCATGTTTCTCAGGCACTGGGCATTTCTCTTGATGATAACCTAAAACTTATAGAAGATACGATAACCTTCTTAAAAAGAGAAGGGTTAGAGGTATTTTTCGATGCCGAACACTTTTTTGATGGTTATAACCATAATCAACAATATGCCATTAAAACGTTAGAAGTTGCACAAAACTCCGGTGCTTCAATTGCCGTTTTGTGTGACACAAACGGAGGACAAACACCTTCAAAGATCAAAGAAGCAATAGAAACGGTAAAAGAAAAAATAAAAATACCTTTAGGCATTCATGCTCACAATGATTCCGGTTTCGCTGTATCCAATTCTCTTACAGCTATTGAAGAAGGAGTTGAACAAATACAAGGAACGGTGGGAGGTCTGGGGGAAAGATGCGGTAATGCGGATCTTTGTATTATAATACCTAACTTGAAGTTTAAATACGGGTTTAAATTACCAAAAATAAATGTAGAAAAAACAACCTCACTTTATAATTACGTAACTGAAGTTGCTAATTTAACTCCTGACAATAGGAAACCTTATGTAGGAAGAAGCGCCTTCACACATAAAGGAGGTGTCCATGTTAGCGCCATTCTTAAAAATCCTCTCACTTATGAACACATATCTCCAGAATGGGTGGGGAACACTAGAAGAATATTAGTTTCAGAGTTATCAGGAAAAAGTAATTTAAAATCAAAGCTAGAAGAATTAGGCTTTGATATTACCCAATTTTCTGAAGAACAGTTCAAAAAGTTAACATCAAAGATAAAGGAATATGAGCATGATGGATATCAATTTGAAGGTGCTGACGCTTCTTTAAAACTCTTAGTATTAAGAGAATTTTTTGAGTATGTCCCAAATTTTCAAGTGGAGAATTTCAACATTCTTCATTACAATTTTATCGAAGACACTGGAACAGAAGCAATTGTCAAATTAAAAATAAATGGTGAAACCGTCCATGCCGTCGCTGAAGGTGACGGACCTGTGAATGCTTTAGATAAGGCATTAAGAAAGGCTTTAGAAGACTTTTTCCCCTCCCTGAAAAACATGAAATTGATAGATTACAAAGTAAGGGTGTTAGACAGTACTTCTGGAACCGCCGCGAAAGTGCGTGTCTTAATAGAAACTTCAGACACTGATAAAACTTGGACTACTGTGGGTGTTTCAACTAACATAATTCAGGCCAGTTGGAAAGCCTTGTTAGACAGTGTAGAATATGGATTGTTTGTAGATAATTTTTTACCCGTTAAAGAACATTAA
- a CDS encoding 3-isopropylmalate dehydrogenase: MPSIAVLPGDGIGKEVINEGLKILNFMGDRYNLNLKFEEFDIGAERFLKYGELIPDSILKRLETFDAIYLGAVGDPRVPAGVLEHGILLKLRFHFDQYVNLRPIKLLNDRFSPLKKKGVNEINFTVIRENTEGLYAGIGGILKKDTKDEVAIQEMISTRKGVERIIRYAFEYAKNNNGKLTLCDKSNVLTYSHGLWLRVFEELKKEYPEVQTDHYYVDAITMKMVRNPEIFDVIVTCNMFGDIITDLGAELQGGMGLAASGNINPNTVSMFEPVHGSAPDIAGKGIANPLAAILAAAMMLEYFGRKDLSEKIEGAIKISIDENLLSKDMGGNLSTSEVGDEIVKILKRG, encoded by the coding sequence ATGCCGTCTATAGCTGTTCTACCAGGAGATGGAATTGGTAAGGAAGTAATCAATGAAGGTCTTAAAATATTAAATTTTATGGGAGATAGGTATAATTTGAATCTCAAATTTGAAGAGTTCGATATTGGAGCTGAACGATTTTTAAAATATGGAGAATTAATTCCAGATTCCATATTGAAAAGATTAGAAACCTTTGACGCTATTTATTTGGGAGCGGTAGGGGATCCAAGAGTACCAGCAGGGGTCTTAGAACATGGGATACTATTAAAATTACGATTTCATTTCGACCAATATGTCAACTTAAGACCAATAAAACTACTAAACGACAGGTTTTCACCTTTGAAGAAGAAGGGCGTTAACGAGATCAATTTTACAGTAATAAGAGAAAACACAGAAGGACTTTATGCAGGTATTGGTGGAATTTTAAAAAAAGATACTAAAGACGAAGTAGCAATACAAGAGATGATTTCAACTAGAAAAGGTGTAGAACGAATCATTCGTTATGCTTTTGAGTATGCAAAAAATAACAATGGTAAACTAACCCTCTGTGATAAAAGTAATGTACTAACTTATTCTCATGGATTATGGTTGAGAGTATTCGAAGAGTTAAAGAAGGAATATCCTGAAGTTCAGACTGATCATTACTATGTAGATGCTATAACGATGAAAATGGTACGAAATCCAGAAATTTTCGATGTAATAGTAACCTGCAATATGTTTGGAGATATCATTACAGATCTGGGTGCAGAACTCCAGGGCGGAATGGGATTAGCTGCCTCAGGAAATATTAATCCGAATACTGTTTCCATGTTTGAACCCGTTCATGGTTCAGCTCCTGATATTGCTGGTAAAGGTATTGCAAATCCCCTTGCTGCAATTTTAGCCGCAGCGATGATGTTGGAATATTTTGGAAGAAAAGACTTATCAGAAAAAATTGAAGGTGCGATTAAGATATCTATCGATGAAAACTTACTTTCTAAAGACATGGGGGGAAATTTAAGTACCAGTGAAGTAGGAGACGAAATTGTCAAAATCTTAAAAAGAGGGTGA
- the leuD gene encoding 3-isopropylmalate dehydratase small subunit, with product MKFRGRVFKYGDNVDTDVIIPARYLNNPEPEILAQHCMEDIDKEFVKKVKKGDIIVAGKNFGSGSSREHAPLSIKAAGVSCVIAESFARIFYRNAINIGLPILISKDASQNIEDGSEIEIDLDNGIIKDLKNNKEYYSEKYPKFLQEIISSGGLIEKIKKEVTQ from the coding sequence GTGAAGTTCAGAGGGAGAGTTTTCAAATACGGTGACAATGTTGATACGGATGTAATTATACCAGCTAGATATTTAAACAATCCAGAACCTGAAATATTGGCACAACATTGCATGGAGGATATAGATAAAGAGTTCGTAAAAAAAGTGAAAAAAGGAGATATTATAGTAGCCGGAAAGAACTTCGGTTCCGGAAGTTCTCGTGAGCACGCTCCCTTATCGATTAAGGCGGCAGGTGTTTCTTGTGTCATAGCAGAAAGTTTTGCAAGGATTTTTTATCGTAACGCTATCAATATTGGATTACCTATACTTATTTCCAAAGATGCTTCCCAAAATATCGAAGATGGTTCAGAAATAGAAATAGACTTGGACAATGGAATCATCAAAGATCTAAAAAACAATAAAGAATATTATTCAGAGAAATACCCGAAATTTCTTCAAGAAATAATATCTTCCGGTGGTTTGATAGAGAAGATCAAGAAGGAGGTCACTCAATAA
- the leuC gene encoding 3-isopropylmalate dehydratase large subunit, translating into MTIVEKILASHSNKSEVKPGEIVNARVDLVLGNDVTTPVAIKEFRKIGLSQVFDNERIAIVPDHFTPNKDIKSAQNALLIRNFAKEMNILNYFEIGKMGIEHCLIPEKGLALPGEIVIGADSHTCTYGALNCLGTGVGSTDMAAAMATGYLWFRVPESIKIVYKGELNPWVTGKDLILYTIGEIGVDGALYNSIEFTGDTIKDLSMDSRMTMANMAIEAGAKCGLFEYDEKTKNYLIERAVREYTPVSSDPYATYKEVIEYDVSNIDPQVAFPHLPENTKPVHEAKGIKIDQSVIGSCTNGRIEDLRIAAQVLKGQKINSNVRCIIFPGTQDIYMQALKEGLIEIFIEAGAAVSTPTCGPCLGGHMGVLAKGEKAISTTNRNFVGRMGHPESEVYLSNPAVAAASAISGYITHPEEVIK; encoded by the coding sequence ATGACTATTGTAGAGAAGATTCTTGCATCTCATTCAAATAAAAGTGAAGTTAAACCTGGAGAAATTGTTAATGCAAGAGTAGATTTGGTACTGGGGAACGATGTAACAACTCCTGTTGCCATTAAAGAATTTAGAAAAATAGGGTTATCTCAAGTATTTGATAATGAAAGAATTGCAATAGTTCCAGATCATTTTACTCCAAACAAAGATATAAAATCCGCACAAAATGCTTTGCTTATAAGAAATTTCGCAAAAGAGATGAATATTCTTAATTATTTTGAGATAGGTAAGATGGGGATTGAACACTGCTTAATACCAGAAAAGGGACTAGCCTTGCCTGGTGAGATCGTTATAGGAGCAGATTCCCATACATGTACCTATGGAGCACTTAACTGTTTAGGTACAGGTGTTGGAAGCACCGACATGGCTGCAGCGATGGCTACTGGTTACTTATGGTTCCGAGTTCCTGAAAGTATAAAGATTGTATACAAGGGTGAGCTAAACCCATGGGTCACTGGAAAGGATTTAATACTCTACACTATAGGAGAAATTGGAGTAGATGGAGCACTGTATAATTCTATTGAATTTACTGGAGATACGATCAAAGATCTTTCTATGGATTCGAGAATGACTATGGCAAATATGGCTATTGAAGCAGGGGCAAAATGTGGATTATTTGAATACGATGAAAAAACCAAAAATTACTTGATAGAAAGGGCAGTAAGAGAGTATACACCAGTAAGTAGTGATCCCTATGCCACTTATAAAGAGGTTATCGAATACGATGTTTCAAATATAGACCCGCAAGTTGCATTTCCACACTTGCCTGAAAACACCAAACCTGTTCATGAAGCAAAGGGGATAAAAATTGATCAATCTGTAATAGGTTCTTGCACAAATGGAAGAATAGAAGACTTAAGAATTGCTGCTCAAGTGCTTAAGGGACAGAAAATCAATTCTAATGTAAGATGCATTATTTTTCCTGGCACCCAAGATATATACATGCAGGCACTAAAAGAAGGCTTAATTGAAATATTCATCGAAGCTGGAGCCGCTGTGAGTACGCCAACATGTGGGCCTTGCCTTGGTGGCCATATGGGAGTTTTGGCAAAAGGTGAGAAAGCAATCTCTACGACTAACAGGAATTTTGTTGGAAGGATGGGGCATCCGGAAAGTGAAGTTTATCTATCAAATCCTGCGGTAGCAGCAGCATCTGCCATTAGCGGATACATTACTCATCCTGAGGAGGTTATAAAGTGA
- a CDS encoding 2-isopropylmalate synthase produces MRKIKIFDTTLRDGEQSPGVSLTMDEKLAIAEQLSLLKVDVIEAGFPISSSSDFESVKNIAQKIRDVEVAALARANYKDIDCAWEALKEAEQPRIHVFIATSPVHMKYKLKMNEDQVLERAVEAVKYAAKYTNNIEFSAEDASRSELEFLYKLFEKVIEAGATVINVPDTVGYVIPQEFGEFIKKIKENTRNIEKIELSVHCHNDLGMATANTLTALKEGADQAEVAVNGIGERAGNAALEEVLMALVTRKDYFEDLVVTQDTTKILKLSNMVSQFTGMVVQPNKAIVGKNAFAHESGIHQDGVIKERTTYEIMKAESIGLNSNKLILGKHSGRHALKEFLTSSGYNVDEETFEKLFLKFKDLASKKKNLNPLDVEALINDELYKTEDYFKLKYLSVTTGNTTLPTATIKIARGEELIEKAACSGDGPIDAIFKAINEIVEEENITLISYKIEGVTEGTDALGETTVKLKIEDEVYVGHSVETDITQASTLAYLNALNKYMAKKLQTTKK; encoded by the coding sequence TTGAGAAAAATAAAAATTTTCGATACTACGTTGAGGGACGGTGAACAATCTCCAGGTGTAAGTTTGACAATGGACGAGAAGCTGGCAATAGCTGAACAGCTTTCTTTGTTAAAAGTTGATGTAATAGAGGCTGGCTTTCCTATTTCTTCGAGTAGTGATTTTGAAAGTGTAAAAAACATTGCCCAAAAAATTAGAGATGTTGAGGTTGCAGCTTTAGCAAGAGCAAATTACAAAGATATCGATTGTGCTTGGGAAGCACTCAAAGAGGCAGAGCAACCAAGGATACACGTGTTCATTGCTACCTCTCCTGTTCACATGAAATACAAGTTAAAAATGAATGAAGATCAAGTTTTGGAAAGAGCAGTTGAGGCCGTGAAGTATGCAGCAAAGTATACTAATAATATTGAATTTTCAGCAGAAGATGCTTCAAGAAGTGAGTTAGAGTTTTTGTACAAACTCTTTGAAAAAGTCATAGAAGCTGGTGCGACGGTAATTAACGTGCCTGATACTGTGGGATATGTAATTCCACAGGAATTTGGTGAATTTATTAAAAAGATAAAAGAAAACACAAGGAACATAGAAAAGATTGAATTAAGCGTACACTGCCACAACGATTTAGGAATGGCAACTGCTAATACTCTTACTGCCCTGAAAGAAGGTGCAGATCAAGCAGAGGTAGCAGTTAACGGAATAGGAGAAAGGGCAGGCAACGCGGCCTTAGAAGAAGTTTTAATGGCGTTAGTTACCAGGAAAGATTATTTTGAAGATTTAGTCGTAACGCAGGATACAACTAAGATTTTGAAACTAAGCAACATGGTTTCACAATTTACTGGAATGGTTGTTCAACCTAATAAAGCAATAGTAGGTAAAAATGCCTTTGCACATGAATCTGGTATTCATCAAGATGGCGTTATCAAAGAAAGAACTACTTATGAAATAATGAAAGCAGAAAGTATAGGGCTAAATTCAAACAAACTAATTTTAGGAAAACACTCAGGAAGACATGCTTTAAAAGAGTTTTTGACATCATCTGGCTACAATGTAGATGAAGAAACCTTTGAAAAGCTATTCCTTAAATTTAAAGATCTAGCCAGTAAAAAAAAGAATTTGAATCCACTTGATGTTGAAGCATTGATCAACGATGAATTATATAAAACTGAGGATTATTTCAAACTCAAATATTTATCCGTCACTACGGGGAACACTACACTACCAACGGCAACTATAAAGATAGCAAGAGGTGAAGAGTTGATAGAAAAAGCTGCTTGCAGTGGAGACGGGCCAATAGATGCAATATTTAAAGCAATAAACGAAATAGTTGAAGAAGAAAATATCACTTTGATTTCGTATAAGATAGAAGGCGTTACAGAGGGGACCGATGCCTTAGGAGAAACAACCGTTAAACTCAAAATTGAAGACGAAGTGTATGTTGGCCATTCTGTTGAAACAGATATTACCCAAGCAAGTACTTTGGCTTATCTAAATGCCTTGAATAAATATATGGCTAAAAAACTTCAAACTACAAAAAAATAA
- the ilvC gene encoding ketol-acid reductoisomerase produces the protein MVETFYEKDADLGLLKDKTIAVLGYGSQGHAQAQNLKDSGLKVIIGLKKDSKSKETAQKDGFEVYETSEAVKKGDIIQVLIPDEVQSEVYKKDIEPNLEEGNALGFSHGFNIHFGQIVPPKNVDVFMVAPKSPGHLVRRMYLEGKGVPGLLAVHQDFSGKAKELGLSYAKGIGCTRAGVIKTTFREETETDLFGEQAVLCGGTTSLIKAGFETLVEAGYQPEIAYFECLNELKLIVDLLYEGGLKKMRYSISDTAQYGDLTVGPKIIDNKVKETMKEVLANIQNGNFAKDWILENKANRPVFNALTEKDNNSLLEQVGEKLRAMMPWIES, from the coding sequence ATGGTGGAAACATTTTATGAAAAAGATGCAGACTTAGGTTTATTGAAAGATAAAACTATTGCTGTTTTAGGTTATGGAAGTCAGGGTCACGCTCAGGCACAAAATCTTAAAGATAGCGGGTTAAAAGTAATTATAGGTTTGAAGAAAGATAGTAAAAGTAAAGAAACTGCCCAAAAAGATGGTTTTGAAGTATACGAAACATCCGAAGCCGTTAAAAAAGGAGATATTATTCAAGTTTTGATCCCTGATGAAGTTCAAAGCGAGGTGTACAAAAAAGACATAGAACCTAACTTAGAAGAAGGCAATGCACTTGGATTTTCTCATGGCTTTAATATCCATTTTGGACAAATTGTTCCTCCAAAAAACGTAGACGTATTTATGGTTGCACCTAAAAGCCCTGGCCATTTAGTTAGAAGAATGTATTTGGAAGGCAAAGGAGTTCCAGGATTGTTAGCTGTTCATCAAGATTTTTCAGGGAAAGCAAAAGAATTGGGCTTGTCATACGCCAAAGGAATAGGTTGTACACGAGCAGGTGTTATCAAAACAACTTTCAGAGAGGAAACAGAAACGGACCTATTTGGAGAACAAGCAGTCTTATGTGGTGGAACTACATCACTTATCAAGGCAGGTTTTGAAACACTTGTTGAGGCGGGATATCAACCAGAAATAGCCTATTTTGAATGCTTGAACGAACTGAAATTAATCGTTGATCTCTTGTATGAAGGCGGACTAAAAAAGATGAGATACTCCATAAGTGACACCGCACAATACGGGGATCTTACCGTTGGGCCAAAAATTATCGATAATAAGGTTAAAGAAACCATGAAAGAGGTACTTGCAAACATACAAAATGGTAATTTTGCAAAGGACTGGATCTTAGAAAACAAAGCTAATAGACCTGTTTTCAACGCTTTAACTGAAAAAGACAACAATTCTCTTTTAGAACAAGTCGGGGAGAAATTGAGAGCGATGATGCCTTGGATAGAAAGCTAA
- the ilvN gene encoding acetolactate synthase small subunit, with amino-acid sequence MRHILSVTVNNQPAVLARISGLFSRRNFNILSLNVGETELPEYSRMTIVVEGNTDTLEQVKKQLYKLIDVIKITELNQSNMIERDMAIVKVNCGKNQRGQVIQVVDVFRGKVVDFSLDTITIEITGDENKINAFIEIMRDFGIKEVVRTGLVAMDREMNNNVLTN; translated from the coding sequence ATGAGGCACATCTTGTCAGTAACTGTGAATAATCAACCTGCTGTTTTGGCAAGAATATCTGGTCTATTCAGTAGGAGAAATTTTAACATACTGAGTTTAAATGTGGGTGAGACGGAATTACCAGAGTATTCGCGGATGACGATAGTTGTCGAAGGAAACACAGATACATTAGAACAAGTGAAAAAACAGCTTTACAAACTTATAGATGTTATAAAAATCACCGAATTGAATCAAAGCAATATGATAGAGAGGGATATGGCAATAGTCAAGGTAAATTGTGGAAAAAATCAAAGGGGTCAAGTTATTCAGGTTGTAGACGTTTTTAGAGGTAAAGTTGTCGATTTTTCCCTTGATACAATAACAATAGAAATCACTGGAGATGAAAATAAAATAAATGCCTTTATTGAAATAATGAGAGATTTTGGTATTAAAGAAGTCGTGAGAACAGGTCTTGTAGCTATGGACAGAGAAATGAACAACAATGTTTTGACAAATTAA
- the ilvB gene encoding biosynthetic-type acetolactate synthase large subunit, which produces MPIHSGARIFVESLLREKVEVVFGYPGGKVIPLYDELYDAPIRHILVRHEQGAAHAADGYARSTGKVGVCIATSGPGATNLVTGLATAYMDSVPVVAFTGQAPTSLIGTDSFQEIDIRGITLPITKHNYMVTNVKDLAKTIKEAFYIARTGRPGPVLVDLPVDVLKSHADFIYPKNVNLPGYQPTYEGNYMQIKMAAEAINTSQRPVIFAGGGVINSNASEQLTNMAIRGRIPVVTSLMGLGSFPEDHELSLKMLGMHGTMYANYAISEADLIIGVGVRFDDRVTGKLETFAPHAKVIHIDIDPAEINKNVKVHIPIVGNVKNVLDKLIPLIKTVEREEWLEQIKEWKKQYPLNYEFDDNSIKPQYLIEKLDELCDENTVIVTEVGQNQMWAAQYIHFSKPRSFITSGGLGTMGYGLPASVGAQVGNPHKTVINISGDGSFQMNLQELATISSNKLPVKIIILNNGTLGMVRQWQKLFFDERYSATILDNPDFVKLGEAYGIKSLRIEQTNDVEIALKEALNYNGPVLMDVIIPQDENVFPMVPEGASIKEMMDLKKTKREKEKQGEVA; this is translated from the coding sequence ATGCCGATCCATTCCGGGGCAAGAATATTTGTTGAATCTCTTTTGAGGGAAAAGGTTGAGGTTGTATTTGGATATCCAGGAGGGAAGGTTATCCCACTTTATGATGAACTTTATGACGCACCTATAAGACATATATTAGTTCGTCATGAACAAGGTGCTGCCCATGCTGCAGATGGTTATGCAAGGAGTACGGGAAAGGTTGGAGTGTGTATAGCCACTTCTGGACCTGGAGCTACAAACCTAGTTACAGGACTAGCCACTGCGTACATGGATTCCGTACCAGTTGTAGCTTTTACAGGTCAAGCTCCGACAAGTCTTATAGGTACTGATTCATTCCAAGAAATAGACATACGAGGAATAACCTTGCCTATAACTAAGCACAATTACATGGTAACTAATGTAAAGGATTTAGCTAAAACTATAAAAGAAGCTTTTTACATAGCCAGAACCGGTAGACCAGGTCCCGTTCTGGTTGATTTACCGGTGGATGTTCTTAAATCTCACGCTGATTTCATTTATCCTAAAAACGTTAATCTTCCTGGGTACCAACCAACTTACGAAGGAAACTACATGCAAATAAAAATGGCAGCCGAGGCTATTAATACTTCGCAAAGGCCAGTTATCTTTGCTGGTGGAGGCGTTATAAATTCTAACGCCTCAGAACAACTGACTAATATGGCAATAAGGGGAAGGATACCAGTAGTCACATCTCTGATGGGGCTTGGTTCTTTTCCAGAAGATCATGAACTTTCTCTGAAAATGTTAGGAATGCACGGTACGATGTATGCTAACTACGCTATATCTGAGGCAGATTTGATAATAGGAGTTGGAGTACGCTTTGATGACAGGGTAACAGGGAAATTGGAAACATTTGCTCCACACGCAAAGGTCATTCATATTGATATTGATCCTGCTGAAATCAATAAAAATGTAAAAGTTCATATTCCAATTGTTGGTAACGTAAAAAACGTTTTAGATAAATTAATTCCATTGATAAAAACAGTCGAAAGGGAAGAATGGCTCGAACAAATAAAAGAATGGAAAAAGCAATATCCACTTAACTACGAATTTGATGATAACAGTATTAAGCCACAATACTTGATTGAAAAATTGGATGAATTGTGTGATGAAAATACTGTTATAGTAACAGAAGTTGGTCAAAATCAAATGTGGGCAGCACAATACATTCATTTTTCAAAGCCAAGGTCATTCATAACCTCTGGGGGCCTTGGAACTATGGGATATGGTTTACCAGCCAGTGTAGGTGCTCAGGTAGGGAACCCCCATAAAACTGTTATCAACATATCTGGTGACGGTAGTTTCCAAATGAATCTACAGGAGTTGGCTACAATAAGTTCTAACAAACTCCCCGTAAAGATAATCATTTTGAACAACGGAACCTTAGGGATGGTAAGACAGTGGCAAAAGTTATTTTTTGATGAAAGATATTCAGCTACGATTCTTGATAATCCTGATTTCGTTAAATTAGGTGAGGCCTATGGAATAAAATCGTTAAGAATCGAACAAACAAATGATGTAGAGATAGCTTTAAAAGAAGCTTTGAATTACAATGGGCCAGTTTTAATGGACGTCATTATTCCTCAAGATGAGAACGTATTCCCAATGGTTCCAGAAGGGGCATCAATTAAAGAGATGATGGATCTAAAAAAGACCAAAAGAGAGAAAGAAAAACAGGGGGAGGTCGCATGA